The Mycobacterium riyadhense sequence AGGCCAAGCACACGCAGGTATTCCGGATGTGGCTCGACGCCGTCGGTATGACCGAGGATCTGCACGGCTACCTCGACGGCCTGCCCTCTTATCGCCGGATTTTCTACGACGAGTTGCCGGACTGCCTCAACGCTTTGACGGACGACCCGTCACCGGCCGCCCAGGTAAGGGCATCGGTCACCTACAACCACATCGTCGAAGGCATGTTGGCGCTGACCGGCTACTACGCGTGGCACAAGGTCTGCGTGGAACGCAGCATTTTGCCCGGCATGCAGGAGCTGATCCGGCATATCGGCGACGACGAGCGGCGTCACATGGCGTGGGGCACCTTTACCTGCCGGCGCCACGTGGCCGCCGACGACGCCAATTGGACGGTCTTCGAAGCCCGCATGAACGAGCTCATCCCGTTGGCACTGAGCCTCACTCAGGAAGGCTTCGCTCTCTATGAGGACCCGAAGCCTTTCGACCTGCAACTGGACGAGTTCATGCAGTACTCCACCGATAAAGGCATGCGGCGGTTCGGAACGATCAGCAGTGCCCGCGGCCGTCCGCTCGGCGAAATCGACGTCGACTACTCGCCTTTGCAGCTGGAGGACACCTTCGCCGACGAAGACCAGCGCACCCTGGCCGGCGTTTAGTGGCGAGCAGACGCAAAGGCCCCCAAAACCAACGGTTTTGGGGGCTTTTTGCGTCTGCTCGCGCGGGATCGTTACCCGATCCACACCGTCTTGACGTTGCAGAACTCGCGGATCCCGTGTGCTGCGAGCTCCCGGCCGTAACCAGACCGCTTGGCGCCGCCGAACGGCAGCTCCGGATAGGAGATCGTCATCCCGTTGATGAAGACCTGCCCGGCCACGATGTCGTCGATGAAGCGCTGTTGCTCGGCCTCGTCCTGCGTCCAGGCGTTGGATCCCAAACCAAAGGTCGTGGCGTTGGCGATCTCGATGGCCTCGTCGATGTTTTCGGCACGGAACACCGAAGCGACCGGGCCGAACACCTCCTCGGTGTAGAGAGCCATGTCCTTCGTGATGTCGGTGATCACCGTCGGCGGGTAGAACCACCCCGGTCCGTCGGGGCGTTTGCCGCCGCAGCGGATGACCGCGCCCGCGGCGACAGCGTCCTCGACCTGCTTGGCCACCTCGTCGCGGCCCTGCTCGGTGGCAAGCGGGCCGACATCGGTCTGCGGGTCGGTCGGATCTCCAACCTGTAGACCTCGCATCCGCTCAACGAACTTGTCGACGAACTCGTCGTAGATGTCGGAATGTGCGATGAACCGCTTTGCGGCGATGC is a genomic window containing:
- a CDS encoding R2-like ligand-binding oxidase — protein: MTRTHSGSLAAGGLNWNSLPLKLFAGGNAKFWNPADIDFSRDRADWEKLTDVERNYVTRLCAQFIAGEEAVTEDIQPFMSAMRAEGRLGDEMYLTQFAFEEAKHTQVFRMWLDAVGMTEDLHGYLDGLPSYRRIFYDELPDCLNALTDDPSPAAQVRASVTYNHIVEGMLALTGYYAWHKVCVERSILPGMQELIRHIGDDERRHMAWGTFTCRRHVAADDANWTVFEARMNELIPLALSLTQEGFALYEDPKPFDLQLDEFMQYSTDKGMRRFGTISSARGRPLGEIDVDYSPLQLEDTFADEDQRTLAGV